A stretch of the Bacillus sp. B-jedd genome encodes the following:
- a CDS encoding formate--tetrahydrofolate ligase, which produces MKHKSDIEIAQEAKMQPITDIAAKVGLSEDDLELYGKYKAKLSTEALNRLKEKQPGKIILVTAINPTPAGEGKSTVTVGLGDAFNRIGKKAMIAMREPSLGPTMGIKGGAAGGGYAQVLPMEDINLHFTGDLHAITTANNALAALIDNHLQQGNELRIDQRRIVWKRAVDLNDRALRKVIIGLGGPIQGVPREDGFDITVASEIMAVLCLATDMADLKKRLARMVVAYNDKKEPVTAGDLGVEGALALILKDAVRPNLVQTIEHTPAMIHGGPFANIAHGCNSVIATTTATKLADYVVTEAGFGADLGAEKFLHIKSRSAGIRPEAVVIVATIRALKMHGGVPKAELGKENVSALTLGVANLKKHIETIKEFGLPAVVAINRFVTDSEAEVKALMEWCEQENVPAALTEVWEKGGEGGVELARKVLEAIERGENNYQPLYDLSEPLDEKVRTIVRKVYGGSDVEFSSKARKQLEDFERLGWSNLPVCMAKTQYSLSDNPALVGKPTGFTVTVREFKPSIGAGFIVALTGDVMTMPGLPKKPAALNMNVDENGNAVGLF; this is translated from the coding sequence ATCAAGCACAAGTCGGATATTGAAATTGCACAAGAAGCGAAAATGCAGCCAATTACAGACATAGCTGCCAAAGTCGGACTTTCAGAGGACGACCTTGAATTGTATGGAAAGTACAAGGCGAAGCTTTCAACTGAAGCATTGAACAGATTGAAGGAAAAGCAGCCTGGTAAGATCATTCTTGTAACCGCTATCAATCCAACTCCGGCCGGGGAAGGGAAGTCGACAGTGACTGTCGGGCTCGGGGATGCATTCAACCGGATTGGAAAAAAAGCGATGATTGCGATGCGGGAGCCGTCACTTGGCCCGACGATGGGCATTAAGGGAGGAGCCGCTGGGGGAGGTTATGCCCAGGTTCTCCCGATGGAAGACATTAACCTCCATTTTACAGGAGACCTCCATGCGATCACTACTGCCAATAACGCTCTTGCGGCACTAATTGATAATCACCTCCAACAGGGGAACGAATTGCGGATTGACCAAAGGAGAATTGTTTGGAAGCGTGCGGTTGATTTGAATGACCGTGCTTTAAGAAAAGTGATTATCGGACTTGGCGGTCCAATCCAGGGAGTGCCGCGCGAGGATGGATTTGATATCACAGTCGCTTCCGAAATCATGGCGGTGCTTTGTCTGGCGACTGATATGGCAGATTTGAAAAAGAGGCTGGCCAGGATGGTCGTTGCCTATAATGATAAAAAAGAACCAGTCACTGCGGGAGATTTAGGCGTGGAAGGAGCACTGGCACTCATTCTTAAGGATGCGGTCAGACCGAACCTCGTCCAGACAATTGAACACACACCAGCCATGATCCATGGCGGCCCATTCGCGAACATCGCCCATGGCTGCAACTCTGTCATTGCAACGACTACTGCTACCAAGCTGGCTGACTATGTAGTTACAGAAGCAGGGTTCGGCGCGGATCTAGGAGCGGAGAAGTTTTTGCACATCAAGTCGCGCAGCGCTGGCATCCGCCCGGAAGCAGTCGTCATTGTCGCGACAATCAGGGCGCTGAAAATGCATGGAGGTGTGCCGAAAGCCGAACTTGGAAAAGAGAATGTCTCCGCCCTCACGCTCGGCGTGGCAAATCTTAAAAAGCATATCGAAACAATCAAGGAATTCGGTCTTCCGGCTGTTGTCGCCATCAACCGTTTTGTTACCGACTCGGAAGCTGAGGTTAAAGCGCTGATGGAGTGGTGCGAACAGGAAAACGTCCCAGCCGCTCTTACGGAAGTATGGGAAAAAGGCGGGGAAGGCGGAGTTGAGCTTGCCCGGAAGGTATTGGAAGCCATCGAGCGGGGAGAAAACAACTATCAGCCTCTTTATGACCTTTCCGAGCCTCTTGATGAAAAGGTAAGGACAATCGTTCGAAAAGTTTACGGAGGCTCAGATGTTGAATTTTCCTCAAAAGCCCGGAAGCAGCTTGAGGACTTCGAGCGATTAGGATGGTCCAATCTCCCGGTCTGCATGGCTAAGACACAATATTCCTTATCGGATAATCCGGCACTCGTTGGAAAACCAACCGGATTCACTGTGACGGTCCGCGAGTTCAAACCATCGATAGGAGCAGGATTCATCGTGGCCCTGACAGGTGATGTCATGACCATGCCAGGATTGCCGAAGAAGCCTGCCGCCCTTAATATGAATGTCGATGAAAACGGCAATGCGGTTGGATTGTTCTAA
- a CDS encoding type IA DNA topoisomerase has product MKKVIIAEKPSVAKNIADALKIKGKQDGYYEGQDYLITWAFGHLLQLYDAKDYDTKMSKWKMDNFPFIPEQFKYKVKSDPKNREKDDLGAKKQLKTIYSLLKRKDVNGIVSACDFDREGQLIGDSIIYNSKTDKPVYRLLLNEWTPAEVLKGLEAMKPNSELKPLLDAGISRQWADWTIGINLTSAATLKYQKGSGKALNIGRVLLPTLKIIYDRDKEIENFVPENYFKLTALFQTEGKEEYEGTYQLGEKEKFENKTDLEKIEAAITGHRGLVTDKKTEKKRELPPFLFNLSNLQGYITSKYKGWTSDKVLKTAQSLYEKKYITYPRTASSVLEESLAGKAAKVLELLSANLSYKDEVKFIKSKRVFDSSKVESHSAIIPTYVLPKSLTADESIIYNAIKNRFIMQFMPAAEYEETRITTSIPESGINGVFSTKGKIQLAEGWKKVESIESKDTILPNVQLGEQVNISKTELTSHTTKPPKPHTEKTLLRVMETCGKGKDNEESEEMMAAILSGYSIGTPATRAETIKKLKDIGYIEAQNKNLVCTSLGRNLVESFPIRELFDLEFTGRLEKTLSDIEKKKVGKDEFLPMIFEFTSSSVEKIKAAKAEILQEVSRTRKTAEVLGKCPSCGGSIIEGQKGFGCSNWKSGCKFVIWKNDKFLAALKKKPTPTMVKSLLKNGRANVKGLTSKKGTKFNAILRYVKEEGKDYYSWKMEFDNKPKRTAAKK; this is encoded by the coding sequence ATGAAAAAAGTCATTATTGCCGAAAAGCCATCGGTAGCGAAAAATATAGCCGATGCGTTGAAGATTAAAGGAAAGCAGGATGGCTACTACGAAGGGCAGGATTATCTCATTACTTGGGCATTCGGCCATTTGCTTCAACTTTACGATGCGAAGGATTACGACACCAAAATGTCTAAATGGAAAATGGATAACTTCCCATTCATACCAGAGCAGTTTAAATATAAGGTAAAAAGCGATCCGAAAAACAGGGAAAAAGACGATTTAGGCGCCAAAAAACAATTGAAGACAATCTATAGCCTTTTGAAAAGGAAGGACGTAAATGGAATCGTTTCGGCCTGCGACTTTGACCGTGAAGGTCAGCTGATTGGCGATAGTATCATTTATAACAGCAAAACAGACAAACCGGTTTACCGGCTTTTGCTGAATGAGTGGACTCCAGCTGAAGTCTTGAAAGGCCTTGAGGCAATGAAGCCGAACTCTGAATTAAAGCCGCTGCTCGATGCCGGGATCAGCAGACAGTGGGCTGATTGGACGATTGGCATCAATCTTACCTCCGCGGCGACGCTGAAGTACCAAAAAGGGTCTGGGAAAGCACTGAATATTGGGAGAGTATTGCTTCCGACGTTAAAAATCATCTATGACAGAGATAAAGAGATTGAAAACTTTGTTCCCGAAAACTATTTTAAGCTTACCGCTTTATTCCAAACCGAAGGAAAAGAGGAGTATGAAGGCACTTATCAGTTAGGGGAAAAAGAAAAATTCGAAAATAAAACCGACCTGGAAAAAATCGAGGCCGCCATTACCGGACACAGGGGACTGGTCACAGATAAAAAAACAGAAAAGAAGCGGGAACTGCCGCCTTTTTTATTCAACCTTTCCAATCTACAAGGATATATAACTTCTAAATATAAGGGCTGGACTTCCGATAAAGTGTTGAAAACGGCACAGTCCTTATATGAGAAAAAGTATATTACGTACCCGAGAACAGCGAGTTCCGTCCTGGAAGAATCACTTGCAGGAAAAGCTGCAAAGGTATTGGAGCTGCTTTCGGCTAATCTGTCCTATAAAGATGAAGTAAAATTTATAAAATCAAAGCGGGTATTCGATTCCTCGAAAGTAGAAAGCCACAGCGCCATTATTCCAACCTACGTGCTTCCAAAATCTCTCACAGCCGACGAATCAATCATTTACAATGCGATAAAAAACCGTTTTATCATGCAGTTCATGCCGGCGGCCGAATATGAAGAAACGAGAATCACGACTTCCATCCCGGAGTCCGGGATCAACGGAGTGTTTAGTACCAAAGGAAAAATCCAGCTTGCGGAGGGATGGAAAAAGGTTGAGAGCATTGAATCCAAGGACACCATCCTGCCGAATGTCCAACTTGGTGAACAAGTTAACATAAGCAAAACGGAATTAACCTCGCATACGACTAAGCCTCCCAAGCCCCACACTGAAAAAACGCTTTTGAGGGTTATGGAAACATGCGGGAAGGGCAAGGACAATGAAGAGAGCGAGGAAATGATGGCAGCCATCCTTTCAGGCTACAGTATCGGAACTCCGGCCACAAGGGCGGAAACGATAAAAAAACTGAAGGATATCGGCTATATCGAAGCGCAAAATAAAAATCTGGTTTGTACAAGCCTTGGCAGAAATCTCGTTGAAAGCTTTCCGATCAGGGAGCTTTTCGATCTAGAGTTTACCGGCCGGCTCGAAAAAACGCTTTCCGATATAGAAAAGAAGAAGGTTGGCAAGGATGAATTTTTGCCAATGATCTTTGAATTCACCTCTTCATCCGTCGAGAAGATAAAGGCTGCAAAAGCAGAAATTCTTCAGGAAGTATCACGGACTAGGAAGACTGCGGAAGTCCTGGGAAAATGCCCTTCATGCGGAGGAAGTATCATTGAAGGGCAAAAAGGGTTCGGGTGCAGCAATTGGAAGAGCGGCTGTAAGTTCGTCATTTGGAAAAATGACAAATTCCTTGCCGCCCTCAAAAAGAAACCGACCCCAACGATGGTTAAAAGCCTTTTGAAAAATGGCAGGGCCAATGTGAAAGGGCTGACGAGCAAAAAAGGGACAAAGTTCAATGCCATCCTCCGATATGTTAAAGAGGAAGGAAAAGATTATTATTCCTGGAAGATGGAATTTGATAACAAGCCAAAAAGAACTGCGGCAAAAAAATAA
- the cspD gene encoding cold-shock protein CspD, with product MQNGKVKWFNNEKGYGFIEVEGGEDVFVHFSAIQGDGFKSLEEGQEVSFEIVEGNRGPQAANVVKL from the coding sequence ATGCAAAACGGCAAAGTAAAATGGTTCAACAACGAAAAAGGTTATGGATTCATCGAAGTTGAAGGCGGAGAAGACGTATTCGTCCATTTTTCTGCTATCCAGGGCGATGGCTTCAAATCGCTTGAAGAAGGACAGGAAGTTTCTTTTGAAATCGTAGAAGGAAACCGCGGTCCACAGGCTGCAAACGTTGTAAAACTTTAA
- a CDS encoding zinc-finger domain-containing protein: MEKEAIDRKQLLHEINCLISGYCEGCLLQKHHADESGKRKSHKFCISKCTVGGQIKELGSRLTGKRKTEK; encoded by the coding sequence ATGGAAAAAGAGGCAATTGACAGAAAACAGCTTTTACACGAAATAAACTGCCTTATTTCCGGGTATTGTGAAGGCTGTCTTTTGCAAAAACATCATGCGGATGAATCCGGCAAACGGAAATCACACAAATTTTGCATTAGCAAATGCACGGTTGGCGGCCAAATCAAGGAACTTGGCAGCCGTTTGACCGGAAAGCGGAAAACGGAAAAATAA
- a CDS encoding reverse transcriptase-like protein, translated as MKYKLEWVFKVKGNENVRFSSDWLEGEHALLTAGELEKTGKAIDFSFEDEIGTEWTYKEMKRLLEETEEEPHDAIIYFDGGFKKETNEAGLGVVLFFKQGKKKFRVRANERIGEMETNNEAEYAALYFAANLLEEYGIANMPCEIRGDSQGVLKQLEGEWPCYEEVLNKWLDRIEKKLESNGIKAVCKVITRNENKEADKLATQALDGKKVLAKTQML; from the coding sequence ATGAAGTATAAACTTGAATGGGTTTTTAAAGTAAAAGGAAATGAGAATGTCCGATTTTCTTCAGATTGGCTTGAAGGTGAACACGCCCTTTTGACAGCCGGTGAACTTGAAAAAACCGGCAAAGCAATCGATTTTTCCTTCGAGGATGAAATAGGGACCGAATGGACTTATAAAGAAATGAAACGCCTGCTTGAGGAAACGGAAGAGGAGCCGCATGATGCCATCATTTATTTTGATGGCGGCTTCAAAAAGGAAACGAATGAGGCAGGCCTTGGGGTCGTCCTGTTTTTTAAACAGGGCAAGAAAAAATTCAGGGTCCGGGCCAATGAACGGATCGGTGAAATGGAAACAAATAACGAGGCGGAATATGCCGCCCTTTATTTTGCAGCAAATTTACTTGAAGAGTATGGGATTGCCAATATGCCATGCGAAATCAGGGGCGACTCACAAGGTGTTTTGAAACAACTGGAGGGAGAGTGGCCATGCTATGAAGAAGTATTGAACAAATGGCTGGACAGAATTGAGAAAAAGCTCGAAAGTAATGGCATTAAGGCGGTATGCAAAGTCATAACCAGGAATGAAAATAAAGAAGCAGATAAACTCGCTACCCAGGCATTGGATGGGAAAAAAGTATTGGCGAAAACGCAGATGCTTTAG
- a CDS encoding reverse transcriptase-like protein produces MIEVYIDGASAGNPGPSGAGIFIKGNGSAKKFSIPLGNMSNHEAEFHALIKALEICIEKGYGTVSFRTDSELVDRAVEKEFARNKGYAPLLERALKLSAQLDLFFMKWIPSSENKVADELARLAIRKNAVEETREE; encoded by the coding sequence GTGATTGAAGTATACATTGATGGGGCAAGCGCGGGGAATCCTGGCCCAAGCGGTGCGGGCATTTTTATAAAAGGGAATGGTTCCGCCAAGAAGTTTTCAATCCCGCTCGGCAATATGTCTAACCATGAAGCGGAATTTCATGCGCTCATTAAGGCACTTGAAATATGTATTGAAAAGGGATATGGCACGGTTTCTTTCCGGACGGATTCAGAGCTTGTAGACAGAGCGGTCGAAAAAGAGTTTGCCAGGAACAAGGGCTACGCCCCGCTCCTTGAGCGTGCGCTTAAACTTTCAGCGCAATTGGATTTGTTTTTCATGAAATGGATTCCCAGCAGCGAAAATAAAGTCGCCGATGAATTAGCCAGGCTGGCAATCAGGAAAAATGCGGTGGAGGAAACACGGGAAGAGTAA
- a CDS encoding DUF6123 family protein, producing the protein MQTVDLYLQHLQAKGFQFQEDAIGFIYFGKHYTNASDELAIAAIELTLKAQRGFEGSFYVSLLETLVSNNIKTRKAAFQYVQEKELLSL; encoded by the coding sequence GTGCAGACGGTAGATTTATACCTGCAGCATTTGCAGGCAAAAGGCTTTCAATTTCAGGAAGATGCCATTGGGTTCATCTATTTCGGCAAGCATTATACGAATGCTTCCGATGAACTGGCAATCGCCGCGATTGAACTCACATTAAAGGCCCAGAGAGGTTTCGAAGGGAGCTTTTATGTTTCCTTGCTCGAGACACTCGTTTCCAATAACATCAAGACAAGGAAGGCCGCATTTCAATATGTGCAGGAGAAGGAACTCCTGTCATTATAA